Proteins from a genomic interval of Rhizoctonia solani chromosome 12, complete sequence:
- a CDS encoding WD repeat protein, with translation MAGRGGAWQAMTPPSPSEMSGSFSDDETKNGDESDSEESAPQKLFSEKRHFSCGNPRPTMGGGVPSGGSRRSYALLGPPLSHVQLECWVDPFSMPSNKALEAIGRNLQHQFENLNPRMNYKPYLDPSVEDTRKWCIGLRKMVGRECALFYYNGRQYIPVSIQDLQSWLGSPCVFVWDCSAAGNIVSNFLKFAEQKDQQARMDPAHQDPQASRPFMDCIQLAACAADEVLPMTPELPADVFTACLTSPIEWPSVSLLCATRFHPTRLGAVSPTSTMSCSSLVTSKIAAPRSGAQLDFHSRHRHHRMDHLSPRHFPQALPPRSHGRRSLSQFFTCRAYHAQLPLYPQSYPPLPPSHNHPLWNSWDLAVDSCLAQLPQLRAAEEQRLAAQQDVGPGGSQTSDAPGPYQYVPSSFFGDHLTAFQVWLTRGAALSKTVTDEAVQPIYFNTADSSDESEPRDAFRPRRGILVPRRPPDQLPIILQVLLSQTHRLRALILLSQFMDLGPWAVHLALAIGIFPYVQKLLQSPAQELKPVLVFVWARLLAVDRSCREDLLRDDGYMYFVNILSPHTGVYIPNSAEHRAMCAFILSIVARDHPEGQMACLRASVFHMCLIRLDDADYLLRQWSALCIAQLWDGNDDAKKYGIDQGAQDKLSVMMSDHSPNVRAAALYALSVFLGASGSAIEGRNGGGGTGCRIPLQERDQLRLEVAIATGATLAGKEDASPMVRKELVVLLSCLVNEWRGWFVVAAWVYWEDHGGLNPLTSPSVREQRTAEGALRAAHAQREWADRAASEPRRRDELRVRRPVPEVATLAQTVVDYITALLLESPFSKLPTSDFPKSVPARQAHYPHQPRAGGLDEEKHPRASQIGRMTDTLKRTTSFAATLKSIATGYAFPAPESPGPSEPDHAGAFLSKDVPRPHILSAQYVPPYPPSSDALVMPALGFDDGKIPNDPSTPTLVHSPRLTTKSANGSPRRDQASSHLPLPKFTTDPRVYSHSHSHSQGHGTAADIIEALVEEDLDRLRGRKHRGAPPPPSSDGTESSLTGSALSGLCTGEGLANVLPLKSRYFDWSCEYFLEPQMRQSEEDEPGSVTYNELMWRRQRNEKILDATDHQAGVAPHCPWDRPVSHFSVDGVPLRIKFHQFDPHIAVIDDTTSLSVWDWSRKKKVVTFNNGNPPGSAITGIHFVNEDAQTMIMTASAEGTVRIFRNYDLQRSHDPLEMVTSFRALNHTIPLQKGSGLVTDWQQESGLLLVGGDSRVVRVWDGFQELCLAVSARNLHTNGHMRHLCRVRPRKLQPVLGELGRWATVLVRPSYRRKRVDGPELASPPELDREFALAKGREQGDMTASLDGEVRLWDLRDRDGVGILGKKWQPHGNALANFALHPKAAVFAATSAIVASPRPQSIIVHSIPPVEKPSVLSKFTLPGHTHAHAHISARSPFFAGPSSLSFHPNEMLYATGGIDNIVRVYGCKLRESQEEDVPRGAFEHVPRMNGHGHEGLRMAKHHTVGPHRIDFWKNCFWSFPHTVTNCDAYVRTSYLAEIKRSSDLLEPGSAWLRGTGSSDNARRNSPRPLGHGSALLSLPVIMRLSSTLLVGFVLSGSSALAGKRIKGLSNNAQELFDIAMTYNDDGWDPIRGATGAGSARATAWYAVGLLARNDGSDVATARDIIEREIDAQYIVPGNPWYGTYKKTFEEPIPGTAVSCKHLRESHSNSYDPNWREFVGTAFILAIEEYSDLLGKPLVNKMLASLNHAVLGGLTRVGLDGDNLDLIYTNPALMRAFSTGWLGPTYYGIDMWALSLWTKYSPKNSSLAKYGPLILSGLWDTMGDYYNANLKNFAGPYDRTYGNGALPPKLYASKHIDDWAQGHLVALTCDTAVKHASSKAKSAMTKFTKPRYIERHIRSSETNDTRRPVTTWIEDWAMFGGESISETVHIRGDQFVPGLVQWSPKKGWISWIAWSQSANWLSGVVGNSSTGQPTLTVSYPNRAIPGTDRFTFTTGGLPYVRGSNMSWNGFEALPGIKLKVTTVGVDAPSTYFSNSALHEYLYWNTTYHVSSNFTGVPSISFTLLESPKEPSS, from the exons GGAGCATGGCAGGCGATGACGCCTCCGTCGCCGAGCGAGATGTCTGGGTCCTTCAGCGACGACGAGACCAAGAACGGCGACGAATCCGACTCGGAAGAGTCCGCACCCCAGAAGCTCTTTTCCGAGAAACGGCACTTTAGCTGTGGAAATCCGCGTCCCACTATGGGTGGTGGAGTGCCCAGTGGCGGCTCAAGGAGAAGCTACGCACTGCTCGGGCCGCCCTTGTC CCATGTGCAACTCGAGTGCTGGGTCGATCCATTCAGCATGCCCAGCAACAAGGCCCTCGAGGCCATTGGCCGCAATCTACAGCACCAGTTCGAGAACCTCAATCCCCGTATGAACTACAAGCCCTATCTCGATCCCTCGGTCGAAGACACCCGCAAGTGGTGCATCGGTCTCCGCAAGATGGTCGGCCGCGAGTGTGCCCTCTTCTACTACAACGGCCG CCAGTACATCCCTGTGTCTATACAGGACCTCCAGTCCTGGCTCGGCTCTCCCTGCGTCTTTGTCTGGGACTGCTCAGCCGCCGGAAACATCGTCTCCAACTTTCTCAAGTTTGCAGAGCAAAAGGACCAGCAGGCCCGTATGGACCCGGCCCACCAAGACCCCCAGGCATCCCGCCCGTTTATGGACTGCATCCAGCTCGCTGCCTGTGCTGCCGACGAAGTCCTCCCCATGACCCCCGAACTCCCTGCCGATGTCTTTACCGCTTGTTTGACCTCGCCCATTGAATGGCCCTCCGTTTCTTTGCTCTGCGCAACCCGCTTCCATCCAACCCGACTCGGAGCGGTGTCCCCCACCTCGACAATGTCATGCAGCTCCCTGGTGACCTCAAAGATCGCCGCACCCCGCTCGGGAGCTCAACTGGATTTTCACAGCCGTCACAGACACCATCGCATGGACCACCTTTCCCCGCGACATTTTCCGCAGGCTCTTCCGCCAAGATCTCATGGTCGCCGCTCTCTTTCGCAATTTTTTACTTGCCGAGCGTATCATGCGCAACTACCATTGTACCCCCAGTCCTACCCTCCCCTTCCTCCATCGCACAACCACCCTCTTTGGAACTCGTGGGACCTGGCTGTGGATTCGTGTCTTGCCCAGTTGCCTCAGTTGCGTGCTGCCGAAGAACAGCGATTGGCTGCACAGCAGGATGTCGGTCCAGGAGGCTCCCAGACATCCGACGCACCCGGCCCCTACCAATACGTCCCCAGCTCATTCTTTGGCGACCATCTCACAGCGTTCCAAGTCTGGCTCACCCGTGGCGCTGCCCTCTCCAAAACAGTCACCGACGAAGCCGTCCAGCCGATCTACTTCAACACCGCCGACAGCAGCGACGAATCCGAACCACGCGATGCGTTTAGGCCGCGCAGGGGCATCTTGGTCCCGCGCCGTCCGCCCGACCAGTTGCCGATTATACTCCAGGTCTTGCTCTCCCAGACCCACCGCCTGCGCGCGCTTATCCTTCTCTCCCAATTCATGGACCTCGGTCCCTGGGCCGTCCATCTGGCGTTGGCCATCGGGATCTTTCCCTATGTCCAAAAGCTGCTCCAGTCCCCCGCACAAGAGCTCAAGCCCGTGCTCGTCTTTGTCTGGGCGAGGCTACTAGCCGTCGACCGATCCTGCCGAGAAGACTTACTCCGAGACGACGGGTACATGTATTTCGTCAACATTCTCTCCCCCCATACCGGAGTCTACATTCCCAACTCAGCCGAACACCGAGCCATGTGTGCGTTTATCCTCTCCATTGTCGCGCGCGACCACCCCGAGGGACAAATGGCCTGCCTCCGCGCGTCCGTCTTTCACATGTGCTTGATCCGCCTCGACGACGCAGACTACCTCTTGCGACAGTGGTCCGCGCTGTGCATCGCCCAGCTCTGGGACGGAAACGACGATGCGAAAAAGTACGGAATCGACCAAGGCGCGCAGGACAAACTTTCAGTCATGATGTCCGACCATTCGCCCAACGTCCGAGCGGCAGCACTGTATGCGCTCTCGGTCTTTCTCGGTGCGTCCGGCTCGGCGATCGAAGGTCGGAACGGGGGCGGTGGAACGGGGTGTCGTATTCCGCTCCAAGAGCGAGACCAGCTCCGGCTCGAAGTGGCCATTGCGACGGGTGCGACCTTGGCCGGGAAAGAAGACGCGAGCCCGATGGTGCGCAAGGAGCTCGTCGTGCTGTTGAGTTGTCTCGTGAACGAATGGCGAGGCTGGTTTGTCGTTGCCGCCTGGGTCTATTGGGAGGACCACGGTGGGCTGAACCCGCTCACGAGTCCGAGCGTGAGAGAACAGCGCACGGCAGAGGGGGCGTTGCGAGCCGCACATGCTCAGCGCGAATGGGCCGATCGGGCAGCGAGCGAGCCGAGACGACGGGACGAACTCCGAGTC CGTCGACCCGTACCCGAAGTCGCCACGCTCGCTCAGACGGTTGTCGATTATATAACCGCGCTCTTGCTCGAGTCTCCATTTTCCAAGCTCCCCACGAGTGATTTCCCCAAGTCGGTCCCCGCGCGCCAGGCGCACTATCCGCATCAACCGCGGGCGGGCGGGCTGGACGAGGAGAAACACCCGCGCGCGAGTCAGATTGGACGGATGACCGATACACTCAAGCGCACGACCTCGTTTGCGGCCACGTTGAAGAGTATCGCGACGGGCTACGCCTTTCCCGCTCCCGAATCCCCCGGTCCGAGCGAACCCGACCACGCAGGCGCGTTTTTATCCAAGGACGTACCGCGTCCGCATATTCTTAGCGCGCAGTATGTACCCCCCTATCCTCCTTCCTCGGACGCGCTCGTCATGCCTGCGCTCGGGTTCGACGATGGAAAAATCCCGAACGACCCGTCGACGCCTACCTTGGTCCATTCCCCGCGGTTAACCACCAAGAGCGCAAACGGGAGCCCGAGAAGAGATCAGGCATCGTCGCATTTGCCGCTACCCAAATTCACAACCGACCCGCGCGTCTATTCCCACTCGCACTCGCACTCGCAGGGACACGGTACCGCAGCGGACATTATCGAGGCGCTCGTCGAGGAAGATCTGGACCGCCTGCGCGGGCGCAAACATCGTGGTGCGCCGCCCCCGCCGAGCAGCGACGGGACCGAGAGCTCGCTTACGGGGAGCGCGTTGAGTGGGTTGTGTACGGGCGAAGGACTCGCGAATGTTCTTCCTTTGAAGAGCCGGTATTTTGATTGGAGTTGCGAGTACTTTTTGGAGCCGCAGATGAGG cAATCGGAAGAAGACGAGCCGGGAAGTGTGACTTATAACGAGCTGATGTGGAGAAGGCAGCGAAACGAAAAGATTTTGGACGCGACGGATCATCAGGCCGGTGTAGCCC CACACTGCCCATGGGACCGGCCCGTATCCCATTTCTCGGTCGACGGTGTGCCGCTGAGGATCAAGTTCCACCAGTTTGACCCGCATATAGCCGTGATTGACGATACGACCAGTTTGAG CGTGTGGGATTGGAGCAGGAAGAAAAAGGTCGTCACGTTTAATAATGGAAATCCCCCCGGTTCTGCGATTACGGGTATACACTTTGTGAATGAAGATGCGCAAACGATGATCATGACTGCCTCTG CCGAAGGAACCGTTCGGATATTCCGCAATTACGACCTCCAACGATCGCATGATCCTTTAGAAATGGTGACATCCTTCCGCGCGCTGAACCATACGATTCCGCTTCAGAAGGGGTCCGGGCTGGTGACTGATTGGCAGCAGGAGAGCGGGCTCTTGTTGGTTGGCGGTGATTCGAGGGTCGTTCGTGTTTGGGATGGGTTCCAGGAACTATGTCTGGCCGTGAGTGCCC GAAATCTTCACACAAATGGACACATGCGTCACCTCTGTCGCGTTCGACCCCGAAAGCTCCAACCTGTTCTTGGCGAGCTCGGCCGATGGGCGACTGTGCTTGTACGACCGTCGTATCGGAGGAAACGCGTCGATGGCCCGGAACTGGCATCGCCACCAGAGCTGGATCGAGAGTTTGCATTGGCAAAAGGGAGGGAACAAGGCGATATGACTGCCAG TTTGGACGGCGAGGTCCGATTATGGGATTTACGAGACCGGGACGGGGTCGGTATTTTGGGCAAGAAGTGGCAGCCGCACGGAAATGCGCTTGCCAACTTTGCATTGCATCCCAAGGCGGCGGTGTTTGCTGC TACCTCGGCAATCGTAGCTAGTCCCCGACCACAAAGCATCATCGTCCATTCGATCCCGCCCGTCGAGAAACCTTCGGTCCTGAGCAAATTCACCCTCCCCGGTCATACACACGCGCACGCACACATCTCGGCCCGCTCCCCATTCTTCGCCGGTCCCTCGAGCCTATCCTTCCACCCGAACGAAATGCTATACGCCACAGGCGGGATCGACAACATTGTCCGCGTATACGGATGTAAACTCCGAGAAAGCCAAGAAGAAGACGTCCCCCGGGGCGCGTTTGAGCATGTTCCAAGGATGAACGGACACGGACACGAAGGGTTGAGAATGGCAA AACACCACACCGTCGGCCCGCACCGAATCGACTTCTGGAAAAATTGCTTCTGGAGCTTTCCCCATACAGTAACCAACTGCGATGCGTACGTCAGAACAAGTTATCTAGCTGAAATTAAGCGGTCTTCTGACCTCCTCGAGCCTGGCTCCGCATGGCTTAGAGGGACCGGAAGCAGCGATAACGCGCGTAGAAATAGTCCTAGGCCGCTTGGGCACGGCTCCgcacttctttctctcccaGTCATCATGAGGTTGAGCAGCACACTTTTGGTGGGCTTTGTTCTTTCTGGATCGAGTGCATTGGCGGGGAAGCGGATCAAGGGCCTTTCGAACAATGCACAGGAACT GTTTGACATAGCCATGACTTATAATGACGATGGGTGGGACCCAATTCGTGGAGCAACTGGCGCTGGAAGTGCTCGTGCGACAGCATG GTATGCTGTTGGCTTGTTGGCACGCAACGATGGTTCAGACGTAGCCACCGCACGGGATATCATCGAGCGTGAAATTGACGCTCAGTATATTGTTCCGGGCAATCCTTGGTATGGAACGTACAAAAAGACATTCGAAGAACCTATTCCAGGAACAGCAGTATCCTGCAAGCATTTACGTGAGTCCCACTCG AACTCGTACGACCCAA ACTGG CGTGAATTTGTCGGAACAGCATTTATCCTGGCAATTGAAGAGTACTCGGACTTGCTCGGGAAACCACTAGTGAACAAAATGCTGGCTAG CCTAAATCACGCAGTCCTGGGTGGTCTCACTCGCGTTGGCTTGGATGGTGATAACTTGGACTTGATTTACACCAATCCAGCCCTCATGCGCGCATTTTCAACTGGGTGGCTCGG CCCAACTTACTACGGCATTGATATGTGGGCGCTTTCTCTTTGGACCAAGTATTCTCCAAAGAACAGCAGTCTCGCCAAGTACGGACCTTTGATACTTTCAGGACTCTGGGATACAATGGGCGACTACTACAACGCCAATCTCAAGAATTTTGCCGGGCCATACGATCGTACCTACGGAAACG GCGCCCTCCCGCCCAAATTATATGCATCTAAACACATTGACgattgggctcaaggccACTTGGTTGCCTTGACATGCGACACGGCTGTGAAGCATGCAAGCTCCAAGGCCAAATCTGCCATGACCAAATTTACCAAGCCAAGATATATTGAACGTCACATACGATCAAG TGAGACCAACGATACCCGTCGGCCGGTGACGACCTGGATCGAGGACTGGGCAATGTTTGGAGGCGAATCTATTAGCGAGACCGTACACATAAGGGGTGACCAGTTTGTTCCAGGCCTCGTTCAGTGGTCGCCCAAGAAAGGATGGATTTCGTGGATTGCTTGGTCCCAGTCGGCCAATTGGTTGTCCGGAGTCGTTGGCAACTCGAGCACAGGTCAGCCAACATTAACAGTTTCTTATCCCAACCGAGCCATCCCTGGGACTGACCGCTTCACGTTCACTACGGGTGGGCTGCCTTACGTGCGTGGCTCCAATATGTCGTGGAACGGCTTTGAGGCACTGCCTGGGATCAAGCTTAAAGTGACAACAGTCGGAGTAGACGCACCCTCAACTTACTTTAGCAACTCTGCTCTTCACGAATA CTTATACTGGAACACGACATATCACGTCTCGTCCAATTTCACTGGTGTCCCTTCCATATCGTTTACTCTTTTAGAATCGCCCAAGGAGCCAAGTTCGTGA